A stretch of Myceligenerans xiligouense DNA encodes these proteins:
- a CDS encoding S8 family serine peptidase produces the protein MFTRVVASAAAVAFLATPGTAAALVPDDDGQIAARTFRSGDQAAGDGALQPMTREMSSAVRPEEKITAAARKKLTASGTTDFWLRFGEAPDLSAAYEISDWAERGRYVTETLQAAAQDSQAAAIADLERAGVSYETYWASNAILVEGGSLDLATELAANVDVTQVRPTVRYALPEPVGATAEEEAAAAASTSGIAAINADDVWALGATGEGIVVSNIDTGVDRTNASVAAAYRGATTGHDYNWYNSAGTGGSYPNDANGHGTHTMGTMVGGVGTAASSGNEFSFGVAPDSEWIATNGCADLCLDSSLIASGQWILAPTRWDGSGADPAKRPHVVNNSWGAPLSTDPFMEDVTGAWEAAGIFAAFANGNEGELGCDSSGSPGSRAATYSVGAMRANGEIANFSSRGPGQSGTVKPDVTAPGVGVLSAVPGSTKLERLSGTSMATPHVAGAVALLWSAVPALVGNVPETRAVLDRSAVDVGGTAALECGGTAEDNNVYGEGRLDVLAAYELTQSMEFEATQEPSVTGTAKVGQTLTAVADGAAWSPVASLEYQWRRDGKMISGATNGTYKVQPADAGAQLTVSVLGTAEGRLPTTRTSAPTAPVANTTMSGGGWISGAVRVGNVVRASSGTAWPSGTQFTYQWKADGTAISGATGFTYKPNASKRGAKLTVTLTAKRKGYDTVRKTVGGKTVASGVFSGSVPRIQGTPAVGRTVKAIAPQWTPGRTRTTYQWKVNGNKISGATSASYKVPSKYKGKTLTVTVKGYRTGFKSWWRTSKGLAIGKEFTTTSRPGMSGTLNVGGKLTAKPGTWKPGPSGLSYQWFANGEPIAGATGKTLKIKGAQYKKRISVQVTARRWGYATTPRMSERTSRIVPSHVTIPEGGLWAAQGGTYTAKAGSSLCTWERLASPTNRLGADYGSGQRVATVKSTDWAFWSEGCGTWTKYYPGMVKARTSTWSNGVWILGDQLQRGTYVTAGPSVDGGSACYFAILKETTGNRSGAHVIRSGTATEPMTLTLPSGARAFETAGCSWKRVS, from the coding sequence CGCACGCAAGAAGCTCACCGCGAGCGGGACCACCGACTTCTGGCTGCGGTTCGGCGAGGCGCCCGACCTGTCCGCCGCCTACGAGATCAGCGACTGGGCGGAGCGCGGCCGGTACGTCACCGAGACGTTGCAGGCGGCGGCGCAGGACTCGCAGGCCGCGGCCATCGCGGACCTGGAGCGGGCCGGCGTCTCGTACGAGACGTACTGGGCGTCGAACGCCATTCTGGTCGAGGGTGGGTCGCTCGACCTGGCGACGGAGCTGGCCGCGAACGTCGACGTGACGCAGGTCCGCCCGACGGTCCGGTACGCGCTGCCGGAGCCGGTCGGCGCGACCGCCGAGGAGGAGGCCGCGGCGGCGGCGTCGACCTCTGGGATCGCCGCCATCAACGCGGACGACGTCTGGGCGCTCGGCGCCACCGGCGAGGGCATCGTGGTGTCCAACATCGACACCGGCGTGGACCGGACGAACGCGAGCGTCGCCGCGGCGTATCGCGGGGCGACGACGGGTCACGACTACAACTGGTACAACTCGGCCGGGACGGGGGGCAGCTACCCCAACGACGCCAACGGTCACGGCACCCACACCATGGGCACGATGGTCGGCGGCGTCGGCACGGCGGCGTCGAGCGGCAACGAGTTCTCGTTCGGCGTGGCCCCCGACTCGGAGTGGATCGCGACCAACGGGTGCGCGGATCTGTGCCTCGACTCCTCGCTCATCGCGTCCGGGCAGTGGATCCTCGCGCCGACCCGGTGGGACGGCTCGGGTGCCGACCCGGCGAAGCGGCCGCACGTCGTGAACAACTCCTGGGGTGCTCCGCTGTCGACGGACCCGTTCATGGAGGACGTCACCGGAGCCTGGGAGGCCGCGGGGATCTTCGCCGCCTTCGCCAACGGGAACGAGGGCGAGCTCGGCTGCGACAGCTCGGGCTCGCCCGGTTCGCGGGCGGCCACGTACTCCGTGGGTGCGATGCGCGCGAACGGCGAGATCGCGAACTTCTCGTCCCGCGGGCCGGGGCAGAGCGGTACGGTCAAGCCGGACGTCACCGCGCCGGGCGTCGGTGTCCTCTCGGCCGTTCCGGGGAGCACGAAGCTGGAGCGGCTCTCGGGGACGTCGATGGCGACCCCGCACGTGGCGGGCGCCGTGGCGCTGCTGTGGAGCGCCGTGCCGGCACTGGTCGGGAACGTTCCGGAGACGCGCGCCGTCCTCGACCGCTCGGCGGTCGACGTGGGCGGCACCGCCGCCCTCGAGTGCGGCGGCACGGCGGAGGACAACAACGTCTACGGCGAGGGCCGGCTCGACGTCCTGGCCGCGTACGAGCTGACGCAGTCGATGGAGTTCGAGGCGACGCAGGAGCCGTCGGTGACGGGGACGGCGAAGGTCGGTCAGACGCTGACGGCGGTGGCCGACGGGGCCGCGTGGTCGCCGGTGGCGAGCCTGGAGTACCAGTGGCGCCGGGACGGCAAGATGATCTCGGGCGCGACGAACGGCACGTACAAGGTGCAGCCGGCGGACGCCGGGGCGCAGCTCACGGTGTCCGTGCTGGGTACCGCCGAGGGGCGCCTGCCGACCACCCGGACCAGTGCGCCGACCGCGCCGGTGGCGAACACGACGATGAGCGGTGGCGGCTGGATCAGCGGGGCCGTGCGTGTGGGCAACGTCGTGCGGGCGAGCTCCGGGACGGCGTGGCCGTCAGGGACGCAGTTCACGTATCAGTGGAAGGCCGACGGTACGGCGATCTCGGGCGCCACGGGCTTCACCTACAAGCCCAACGCGTCGAAGCGGGGCGCGAAGCTCACCGTGACCCTGACCGCGAAGCGCAAGGGCTATGACACGGTGCGGAAGACGGTCGGTGGCAAGACGGTCGCCTCCGGCGTGTTCTCCGGGTCCGTCCCGCGGATCCAGGGGACACCGGCGGTGGGCCGGACGGTCAAGGCGATCGCTCCCCAGTGGACGCCGGGCCGTACCCGGACCACGTACCAGTGGAAGGTGAACGGCAACAAGATCAGCGGTGCGACCAGCGCGTCGTACAAGGTGCCGTCGAAGTACAAGGGCAAGACCCTCACCGTCACGGTCAAGGGCTACCGCACCGGCTTCAAGAGCTGGTGGCGCACGAGCAAGGGCCTGGCGATCGGCAAGGAGTTCACGACGACCTCCCGGCCGGGCATGTCGGGCACCCTGAACGTCGGGGGGAAGCTGACCGCGAAGCCGGGTACCTGGAAGCCGGGTCCCTCGGGCCTGTCCTACCAGTGGTTCGCCAACGGTGAGCCGATCGCGGGCGCCACGGGCAAGACCCTCAAGATCAAGGGCGCGCAGTACAAGAAGCGCATCTCCGTGCAGGTGACCGCCCGCCGTTGGGGCTACGCGACCACGCCCCGCATGAGCGAGCGGACCAGCAGGATCGTCCCGTCGCACGTCACGATTCCCGAGGGCGGCCTCTGGGCCGCTCAGGGCGGCACCTATACCGCCAAGGCAGGTTCGTCGCTGTGCACGTGGGAGCGATTGGCGTCCCCGACGAACCGGCTCGGCGCGGACTACGGCTCCGGCCAGCGGGTCGCCACGGTCAAGTCCACGGACTGGGCCTTCTGGTCCGAGGGCTGCGGAACCTGGACGAAGTACTACCCGGGGATGGTGAAGGCACGGACCTCCACCTGGTCGAACGGGGTCTGGATCCTCGGCGACCAGCTCCAGCGCGGCACCTACGTGACCGCGGGCCCGTCCGTCGACGGCGGATCGGCCTGCTACTTCGCGATCCTCAAGGAGACGACGGGTAACCGCAGCGGAGCCCATGTCATCAGGTCGGGGACCGCCACCGAGCCGATGACGCTGACGCTGCCGTCGGGCGCCCGCGCGTTCGAGACGGCCGGCTGCAGCTGGAAGCGCGTGAGCTGA
- a CDS encoding RNA-binding S4 domain-containing protein — translation MRVDVWLWAVRLFKSRSVSAAACRAGRVRINGKPAKPASHVAVGDRVTWRDALRGRDVEVVELVPKRVGAPLAVKAYLDHSEPLPTRVEREAVGVRDRGTGRPTKRERREIDRLRGRRG, via the coding sequence ATGCGAGTCGATGTGTGGTTGTGGGCCGTCCGGCTGTTCAAGAGCCGCTCCGTGTCGGCCGCCGCGTGCCGGGCCGGGCGGGTGCGGATCAACGGCAAGCCCGCGAAGCCGGCGTCGCACGTCGCCGTCGGCGACCGGGTGACGTGGCGCGACGCGCTGCGCGGGCGCGACGTCGAGGTGGTGGAGCTGGTGCCCAAGCGCGTCGGCGCGCCTCTGGCCGTGAAGGCGTACCTGGACCACAGCGAGCCGCTCCCGACGCGTGTCGAACGCGAGGCGGTGGGCGTGCGGGATCGTGGCACGGGCCGCCCCACGAAGCGCGAACGCCGGGAGATCGACCGGCTGCGCGGCCGCCGCGGATAG
- a CDS encoding universal stress protein: protein MDSTWHKGVVVGVDGSPESLAALDWAASAADRHQAQLTVLSMYETARDPMPGVQAELKDLLVAAEQALHRAEGRLGGTRPGGHAVEFATAPSTAARVLVQRSRTADLVVVGRRGLGRVGRALLGSVSSAVVTQAHGPVVVVPFEAGTGVPRRIVAGVDMPEEADHILERAFAEAEVCGCRLDVMRALDVSLLGDALREYETSGMAQRAATQEALAQDVRKWAEKFPAVSVELAVRGGPAASVLVHDVTPEDLLVVGGKRHNRVTGRLLGSVTDQVVREAGCPVMVVRAA from the coding sequence ATGGACAGCACGTGGCACAAGGGCGTCGTCGTCGGCGTCGACGGCTCGCCGGAGAGCCTGGCGGCGCTCGACTGGGCAGCGTCCGCCGCGGACCGGCACCAGGCACAACTCACCGTCCTGTCGATGTACGAGACGGCCCGGGACCCGATGCCGGGTGTGCAGGCCGAGCTCAAGGACCTGCTCGTGGCGGCGGAGCAGGCGCTCCACCGGGCCGAGGGCAGGCTCGGCGGCACGCGTCCCGGCGGCCACGCCGTCGAGTTCGCGACCGCGCCCAGCACCGCGGCGCGGGTGCTCGTGCAGCGTTCCCGCACCGCCGACCTCGTGGTCGTCGGGCGACGTGGCCTCGGCCGGGTGGGCCGGGCGCTGCTGGGATCCGTCTCCTCGGCGGTGGTGACCCAGGCGCACGGGCCCGTGGTCGTGGTCCCGTTCGAGGCCGGGACGGGTGTTCCCCGACGGATCGTCGCGGGCGTCGACATGCCCGAAGAGGCCGACCACATCCTCGAGCGCGCGTTCGCCGAGGCGGAGGTGTGCGGATGCCGGCTCGACGTCATGCGCGCGCTGGACGTCTCCCTGCTGGGCGACGCGCTGCGCGAGTACGAGACCTCCGGGATGGCTCAGCGGGCGGCCACGCAGGAGGCGCTCGCGCAGGACGTCCGGAAGTGGGCGGAGAAGTTCCCGGCGGTGTCGGTCGAGCTGGCAGTCCGTGGCGGCCCGGCCGCCTCCGTGCTGGTGCACGACGTGACGCCGGAGGACCTGCTGGTCGTGGGCGGGAAGCGGCACAACCGGGTCACGGGACGGCTCCTCGGCTCGGTGACCGACCAGGTCGTACGGGAGGCGGGCTGCCCCGTCATGGTGGTCAGGGCCGCGTGA
- a CDS encoding dipeptidase, translating to MPAPTPPSDIADRIAALLDRHPVWDGHNDLAWEARGQVGYDWSALDIGAGTAGRTHTDIARLRAGGVGAQFWSVYVPSDLPGSAAVTATLEQIDAVRRMVETWPDAFALALAADDVEKAWASGRIASLMGAEGGQSVDSSLGTLRMLYDLGVRYMTLTHNHNTPWADSATDEPSRHGGLSEFGVEVVREMNRLGMLVDLSHVSAATMDAALDVTEAPVMFSHSSARAVCNVPRNVPDDVLARLGDNGGLCMVTFVPAFVNPDIGAWRAEAADAARERGIDPASYTAFSAFAEEWEAAHPIPPTSLDDVVAHIEHVRDVAGIDHVGLGGDYDGASGFAPGLEDVSGYPNLLAALVGRGWADADLAKLTSGNMLRVLRDAEGVAERLATERGPGTARFDRG from the coding sequence ATGCCCGCGCCCACGCCGCCGTCGGACATCGCCGACCGCATCGCCGCACTGCTGGACCGCCACCCCGTCTGGGACGGCCACAACGACCTGGCGTGGGAGGCACGGGGGCAGGTCGGCTACGACTGGTCCGCGCTCGACATCGGCGCGGGGACGGCGGGACGCACGCACACCGACATCGCGCGGTTGCGGGCCGGCGGGGTCGGGGCGCAGTTCTGGTCGGTGTACGTGCCCTCGGACCTGCCGGGCAGCGCGGCGGTCACCGCGACCCTCGAGCAGATCGACGCGGTGCGACGGATGGTGGAGACCTGGCCGGACGCGTTCGCGCTCGCCCTGGCGGCCGACGACGTCGAGAAGGCCTGGGCCTCCGGGAGGATCGCCTCGCTGATGGGCGCCGAGGGCGGCCAGTCCGTCGACTCCTCGCTCGGCACGCTTCGCATGCTCTACGACCTCGGCGTGCGGTACATGACCCTGACGCACAACCACAACACCCCGTGGGCGGACTCCGCCACCGACGAGCCCTCCCGGCACGGCGGCCTCAGCGAGTTCGGGGTCGAGGTGGTGCGTGAGATGAACAGGCTCGGGATGCTCGTGGACCTGTCGCACGTCTCGGCCGCCACGATGGACGCCGCGCTGGACGTCACGGAGGCGCCGGTCATGTTCTCCCACAGCTCGGCCCGCGCCGTCTGCAACGTCCCGCGGAACGTGCCCGACGACGTCCTGGCGCGGCTCGGCGACAACGGCGGGCTGTGCATGGTGACGTTCGTGCCGGCCTTCGTGAACCCGGACATCGGTGCCTGGCGGGCCGAGGCGGCCGACGCCGCTCGGGAGCGCGGCATCGACCCCGCGAGCTACACCGCGTTCAGCGCGTTCGCCGAGGAGTGGGAGGCGGCTCACCCGATCCCGCCGACCAGCCTGGACGACGTCGTCGCGCACATCGAGCACGTGCGCGACGTCGCGGGGATCGACCACGTGGGCCTCGGCGGCGACTACGACGGCGCCAGCGGGTTCGCGCCTGGCCTCGAGGACGTGTCGGGCTATCCGAATCTGCTCGCCGCACTCGTCGGCCGCGGCTGGGCGGACGCGGACCTGGCCAAGCTGACCAGCGGCAACATGCTGCGCGTCCTGCGTGACGCCGAGGGTGTGGCCGAGCGGCTCGCGACGGAGCGAGGGCCGGGCACGGCCCGGTTCGACCGAGGCTGA